In Triticum urartu cultivar G1812 chromosome 6, Tu2.1, whole genome shotgun sequence, the following proteins share a genomic window:
- the LOC125516594 gene encoding linoleate 9S-lipoxygenase 2-like: MFSDIIGGLIGARLKGSVVLTRKNALDFNDLGATIIDSVTEFLGRGVTCQLISSTVVDSNNGNRGKVGAEASLEQWITSLPLITVGDSKFSVTFDWAVDKLGVPGAIIVKNNHASEFFLKTITLDDVPGHGAVVFVANSWVYPQDMYRYNRVFFANNTYLPSKMPVALKPYRDDELRNLRGDDQQGPYEAHDRVYRYDVYNDLGDSRQILGGSKDFPYPRRCRTGRKLSQTNPDRESRLLPLVQSIYVPRDELFGHLKQSDFLGYSLKALVEGIIPAIRTYVDLSPGEFDSFADILKLYEGGIKLPNIPALEEMRKRFPLELVKDLIPMGGDYLLKLPKPQVIKEDEIAWMTDEEFAREILAGVNPMMITRVTEFPPKSTLDPSQYGDHTSTITEAHIGNSLEGLTAQQAMASNRLYILDHHDNMMPYLVRLNNLDDTFLYATRTLFFLRGDGTLAPVAIELSTPLLQGGLTTAKSTVYTPASTGVEAWIWQLAKAYVCANDYGYHQLVSHWLNTHAVMEPFIIATNRQLSVTHPVHKLLQPHYRDTMNINSRARELLINAGGVIELTVFQRKYATEMSSVTYKDWNFNEQALPDDLIKRGMAVPDPSSPHKVRLLLEDYPYAVDGLAIWTVIERWVTEYLAIYYTSDSVLQGDVELQAWWKEVRDVGHGDLKDAAWWPEMKTVAELVKACTTIIWTGSALHAAVNFGQYPYAGYHPNKPSASRRPMPEPGTEEYAMLAREPEKVFIHTITNQVQAIIGISLLEILSKHSSDEIYLGQRDTPEWTSDAKALEAFKRFGTRLEGIESEVVALNGNPQLKNRNGPVKFPYMLLYPNTSDHNGDATGLTARGIPNSISI, translated from the exons ATGTTTAGCGATATCATCGGCGGGCTGATCGGGGCCCGTCTCAAGGGGTCGGTAGTCCTGACGCGCAAGAACGCGCTCGACTTCAACGACTTGGGCGCCACCATCATCGACAGCGTCACCGAGTTCCTCGGCCGTGGTGTCACCTGCCAGCTGATCAGCTCCACCGTCGTCGACTCCA ACAATGGCAACCGCGGGAAGGTGGGCGCGGAGGCGAGCCTGGAGCAGTGGATCACGAGCCTGCCGTTGATCACGGTGGGCGACTCCAAGTTCAGCGTCACGTTCGACTGGGCGGTGGACAAGCTGGGCGTGCCGGGCGCCATCATCGTCAAGAACAACCACGCCTCCGAGTTCTTCCTCAAGACCATCACCCTCGACGACGTGCCCGGCCACGGCGCCGTCGTCTTCGTCGCCAACTCGTGGGTCTACCCGCAAGACATGTACCGCTACAACCGCGTCTTCTTCGCCAACAAC ACGTACCTGCCCAGCAAGATGCCGGTGGCCCTGAAGCCTTACCGCGACGACGAGCTCCGCAACCTGAGGGGCGACGACCAGCAGGGACCCTACGAGGCGCACGACCGCGTCTACCGCTACGACGTCTACAACGACCTCGGCGACTCCCGCCAGATCCTCGGGGGCTCCAAGGACTTCCCCTACCCTCGCCGCTGCCGCACCGGCCGCAAGCTCTCACAGACCA ACCCTGATCGCGAGAGCCGGCTTCTGCCGCTGGTGCAGAGCATCTATGTGCCGCGGGACGAGCTGTTCGGGCATCTCAAGCAGTCGGACTTCCTCGGGTACTCGCTCAAGGCGCTGGTGGAGGGGATCATACCGGCCATACGCACCTACGTCGACCTCTCCCCCGGCGAGTTCGACTCCTTCGCCGACATCCTCAAGCTCTACGAGGGCGGCATCAAGCTGCCCAACATCCCCGCCCTGGAGGAGATGCGCAAGCGCTTCCCGCTCGAGCTCGTCAAGGACCTCATACCCATGGGCGGCGACTACCTCCTCAAGCTCCCCAAGCCACAAGTCATCAAAG AGGACGAGATAGCATGGATGACCGACGAGGAGTTTGCAAGGGAGATTCTTGCCGGCGTCAACCCGATGATGATCACACGTGTCACG GAGTTTCCTCCCAAGAGTACTTTGGATCCAAGCCAGTACGGCGACCACACCAGCACCATCACTGAGGCGCATATCGGGAATAGCCTCGAGGGCCTCACCGCGCAGCAGGCAATGGCCAGCAACAGGCTCTACATCCTTGACCACCACGACAACATGATGCCATACCTCGTCAGGCTCAATAACCTCGACGACACCTTCCTCTATGCCACAAGGACTCTGTTCTTCCTGCGAGGCGACGGCACGCTGGCGCCAGTGGCCATCGAGCTGAGCACGCCTCTGCTCCAGGGCGGCCTCACCACCGCAAAGAGCACCGTCTACACTCCGGCGTCCACCGGCGTCGAGGCCTGGATATGGCAGCTCGCCAAGGCGTACGTCTGTGCCAATGACTACGGCTATCACCAGCTGGTCAGCCACTGGCTCAACACGCACGCCGTGATGGAGCCCTTCATCATCGCCACGAACCGGCAACTAAGCGTGACTCACCCGGTGCACAAGCTCCTACAGCCGCACTACCGTGACACGATGAACATCAACTCGCGGGCGCGTGAGTTGCTCATCAACGCCGGCGGAGTCATCGAGCTGACCGTCTTCCAGCGCAAGTACGCCACGGAGATGTCCTCCGTTACCTACAAGGACTGGAACTTCAACGAGCAGGCCCTCCCCGATGATCTAATCAAAAG AGGCATGGCCGTGCCTGACCCATCAAGCCCGCACAAGGTGCGGCTGTTGCTCGAGGACTACCCTTACGCGGTGGACGGGCTGGCTATCTGGACTGTGATCGAGCGGTGGGTGACGGAGTATCTTGCCATCTACTACACCAGCGACAGCGTGCTTCAGGGCGACGTGGAGCTGCAGGCATGGTGGAAGGAAGTTCGCGACGTCGGCCACGGCGACCTCAAGGACGCGGCGTGGTGGCCGGAGATGAAGACGGTGGCAGAGCTGGTCAAGGCATGCACCACCATCATCTGGACAGGGTCGGCGCTGCACGCCGCTGTAAACTTCGGGCAGTACCCGTACGCAGGTTACCACCCCAACAAGCCGTCAGCAAGCCGTCGTCCGATGCCGGAGCCGGGCACCGAGGAATACGCCATGCTGGCCCGCGAGCCGGAAAAGGTGTTCATCCACACTATCACCAACCAAGTGCAGGCCATAATTGGCATTTCACTGCTGGAGATCCTATCCAAGCACTCCTCGGACGAGATTTACCTCGGGCAACGTGACACGCCGGAGTGGACATCGGACGCCAAGGCTCTGGAGGCGTTCAAGCGGTTTGGCACGAGGCTGGAGGGCATCGAGAGCGAGGTGGTAGCCTTGAACGGGAACCCCCAGCTCAAGAACCGCAATGGCCCGGTCAAGTTCCCATACATGCTGCTTTACCCCAATACCTCTGACCACAATGGCGATGCCACCGGGCTCACGGCCAGGGGCATCCCCAACAGCATCTCCATTTGA